In one Nicotiana sylvestris chromosome 8, ASM39365v2, whole genome shotgun sequence genomic region, the following are encoded:
- the LOC138875240 gene encoding uncharacterized protein → MAPFEALYGKRCRSPIGWFEVGEAELLGPDLVHHAMEKVKVIQERMKTAQSRQKSYADVRRRELKFQVDDWVFMKVSPMKELIRFGKKRKLSPRYVRPYRIIQRIGQVAYKLELPPEMSLVHPIFHVSMLKKVVGYLSVIVPIGAIEVNEELSYEEIPVAILDRQVLKLRTKEIASVKVLWRNQQVEEAIWETEEK, encoded by the coding sequence ATGGccccatttgaggcattgtatggaaagaggtgtagatctccgattgggtggttcgaggttggtgAAGCAGAACTGTTAGGGCCGGATCTTGTGCATCATGCTATGGAAAAAGTTAAAGTCATTCAAGAGAGGATGAAAACTGCTCAAAGTCGTCAGAAATCCTATGCAGACGTGCGTCGAAGAGAATTGAAATTCCAAGTAGATGATTGGGTGTTCATGAAAGTATCTCCCATGAAGGAACTCATACGATTCGGGAAGAAACGGAAgttaagtccgaggtatgtcagACCGTATAGAATTATTCAGAGGatcggtcaggtggcatacaagctcgagctgccacccgagatgtcgttggtacatccgatcttccatgtgtctatgttgaagaaggtagtgggataTCTGTCCGTTATTGTGCCAATTGgagctattgaggttaatgaagaactatcttatgaagaaattccagttgccattcttgataggcaagtcctgaaattgagaactaaggaaattgcctctgtaaaagtgttatggcggaaccagcaggttgaggaagccatTTGGGAAACCgaggaaaaatga